A DNA window from Pungitius pungitius chromosome 1, fPunPun2.1, whole genome shotgun sequence contains the following coding sequences:
- the mrpl48 gene encoding 39S ribosomal protein L48, mitochondrial yields the protein MNAVFRKVGVTRQAFRWHQALAPCRATPSLQHPARASVNERQYRSMPTHGIGRWRHLLPKEAPKKKKDKLQMKEILAETDTAYGSLNVTVSGHDMTLVEHYSQYIHNLCHRLGIKVADSYILPTKTTEVMLMQEQGTKMYVDAVLKTHERVVQLSSLDATACPVLIDVLLQNQPEGVELSVSEHTEAHFQARFKGRPELEGLIAQLTY from the exons ATGAACGCCGTCTTTCGGAAG GTGGGCGTCACGCGCCAGGCCTTCAGGTGGCACCAGGCGCTCGCACCGTGCCG GGCCACGCCGTCACTCCAGCATCCTGCTCGGG CTTCTGTGAACGAAAGGCAGTACAGATCGATGCCAACGCACGGGATTGGGCGGTGGAGGCACCTTTTACCGAAGGAAGCG ccaaagaagaagaaagacaagcTCCAGATGAAGGAGATCCTGGCCGAGACGGACACGGCGTACGGGAGCCTCAACGTGACGGTGTCGGGTCACGACATGACGCTGGTGGAGCACTACTCGCAGTACATCCACAACCTCTGCCACCGGCTCGGCATCAAAGTGGCCGATAG TTATATTCTGCCAACCAAGACCACGGAGGTGATGCTGATGCAGGAGCAGGGCACCAAGATGTACGTCGACGCCGTCCTGAAGACCCACGAGCGCGTCGTCCAG CTGAGCAGCCTGGACGCCACGGCGTGCCCCGTCCTCATCGACGTGCTGCTGCAGAATCAACCGGAGGGCGTCGAGCTCTCCGTGAGCGAG CACACCGAAGCCCACTTCCAGGCGCGGTTCAAAGGTCGTCCAGAGCTGGAGGGGCTCATCGCTCAGTTGACTTACTGA